From the genome of Pseudomonas helvetica:
CAGTATTGCAACAGGTTGAGGTCGAACCCGATGGCTTGGTGGTGTGGTTCAACAATGAACCCAAGACCCACGGCGAGTTCATCGACGGTAGCGTCGCGTTGCTGTTCGAGGCTGAGGGCAAGGCGCAAAACGGTCAGTTGAAGCTCAACGGCAAGGACGTGAACTGGCGGGTGCGATTGAGTGATAAGGGCTTGTTGCTGACGCTGGTGGCGGCCCGCCCCTTGAAGGGGGAGTGGGCCGGTAGCGAGGTCAATGACCGCTGGCGGTTGGAGGTCCATCTCCAGGAGCAATAAAAGAGGGAATCCCCGGCCTGCCTGTACCAAGGTTCCCCAAAACGGGAGGGGTTCGTCGCGGTCTGCGTGATGAACCCCGGATGTAAAGAGGGGAATCCCCGGCCTGCCTGTACCAAGGCCCCCGAAACTGGGTAGTGAATCGAATCACTGATTGGACTATTGCAGGGGGCGTGCCAGGTTTTTATAGGTAGCAACAAAAAGCCCGCATGAAGCGCTGAAAGCCCCGTATTCCGGGGCTTTGTGTTTTTTGTGCAATGGTTTTTCGTGTTGCTGGAGGCGGGATTTTGCTTGCCGTGGAGTGCGCGATTGCGGTTCACGGTGCATTGAGGCGGTGCACGCAGCCTCTAAAAGCATCGCGGGCAAGCCTTGCTCCTACAGGTTCGGGGTTGAATCATCGATGTGTGATTCACCACAAAACGGTAGGAGCAAGGCTTGCCCGCGATTGGATCTGCAGATCAGCGAAGATCTATAGGCGGCTTAACCCTCATCCCCTTCATCGTCATCGCCGCTATCGACCTTCATCCCCAGTTCCTTGATCTTGCGGGTCAAGGTGTTGCGGCCCCAGCCCAGTAATACGGCAGCGTCGCGACGGCGTCCGGCGGTGTGTTTGAGGGCGGTTTCGATCATGATCCGCTCGAAGCTCGGTACGGCGCTGTCGAGCAGGCTCGACTGACCACGCGCCAACGCCTGATCGGCCCACTGACGCAGCGCTTGCTCCCAGTTGGTCACCGGTGCCGAATCCTGCGGCAAGCTCAGCAGCTCTGGCGGCAGGTCACTGATGTGCACTTCGCGGCCCGACGCCATCACCGTGATCCAGCGGCAGGTGTTTTCCAGCTGCCGTACGTTGCCTGGCCATGGCAGGTTCTTCAGGTATTCCTCGGTTTCGCTTTTCAGCAGCTTCGGCTCCACCGCCAGTTCTTGTGCGGCGCGGGCGAGGAAATGCTTGGCCAGGGTCGGAATGTCTTCGCGACGGTCTGACAGGCGCGGAATGTGGATACGGATCACGTTCAGGCGGTGGAACAGGTCTTCACGGAATTTCCCGGCGTGCACCAGGGTTTCCAGATTCTGGTGAGTCGCGGCAATGATGCGCACATCGACCTTGACCGGCACATGACCGCCGACGCGATAGAACTCGCCATCGGCCAGTACCCGCAGCAATCGCGTCTGGGTGTCGGCCGGCATGTCGCCGATTTCATCGAGGAACAGTGTGCCGCCATCCGCTTGTTCAAACCGTCCGCGCCGCAGGTTGGCCGCACCGGTGAACGCGCCTTTTTCGTGACCAAACAGCTCGGACTCCATCAGGTCCTTGGGGATTGCCGCCATGTTCAGCGCGATAAACGGCGAGGCCGCGCGCGGGCTGTGGCGGTGCAGGGCGTGGGCCACCAGTTCTTTACCGGTACCGGATTCGCCGTTGATCAGCACGGTGATGTTGGAGTGGCTCAAACGCCCGATGGCGCGAAACACTTCCTGCATCGCCGGCGCTTCACCGATGATTTCCGGGGTGCGGGCCAGGATTGGCGCCACTTCCAGGCCTTGCTGTTCCTGGGCATGCTGGTTGGCGCGCTTGACCAGCGACACTGCTTCATCGACGTCGAACGGCTTGGGCAGGTACTCGAACGCACCGCCCTGATAGGACGCGACAGCGCTGTCCAGGTCGGAGTGCGCGGTCATGATGATCACTGGCAACCTTGGGTGTTGCTCGCGAATCCGTGCCAGCAGGTCCAGGCCGCTGGTGCCGGGCATGCGGATGTCGGAGATGATCACGTCCGGTTGTTGGCGCGCCAGGCGGCTCATCACGCCATCGGCGCTGTCGAAGCTTTGCGTGGTCATGCCTTCCTGTTGCAAGGCTTTTTCCAGGACCCAACGGATAGAACGGTCGTCATCGACGATCCACACGGTTTCACTACGGCTCATGTCGATGTGGCTCCTTGTTCCAGTGGCAGAAAGATCGAGAATGTGGTGTGGCCTGGATGGCTGTCACATTCGATCAGGCCCTGGTGCTGGCTGATGATGTTCTGGGTAATGGCCAGGCCGAGCCCGGTACCGTCCGGGCGGCCGCTGACCATGGGGAAGAAGATGGTTTCCTGCAGGTCTGCCGGAATCCCCGGGCCGTTGTCGATGATCTCGAGCTTGGTCACCAGGCGATGGCGCACGTGGCCGATGGTGAACTGGCGCATGGCACGCGAGCGCAGGGTAATGCGGCCCAGGCGCAACTCGTTCTGGGTGCTGATGGCCTGCATCGCATTACGCACGATATTCAGCACGGCCTGAATCATTTGCTCGCGGTCGATCAACACGTCCGGAATGCTCGGGTCGTAGTCGCGCACCAAAGTGATGCAACCTTGGCTTTCGGCTTCCACCAGATGACAGACGCGCTCCAGCACTTCGTGGACGTTGCACAGGGCGAGCGACGGCAGTTTGTTCGAGCCGAGCATGCGATCAACCAGATTACGCAGGCGATCCGCTTCCTCGATGATGACGTTGGTGTAGTCCTTGAGGCTTTCTTCCGGCAGCTCGCGGGCCAGCAACTGAGCGGCGCCGCGAATCCCGCCGAGCGGGTTCTTGATCTCGTGAGCGAGGCCGCGCACCAGCATCTTGCTGGTTTCCTGCTTGGAGAGCTGCGCTTCTTCTTTGGTGATGCGCAGCAAGCGATCCCGCGGGTGGACTTCGAGCAGCAGCAGCGTGTCGCCGTTGCTAAGGATCGGCGTCACCGCATAGTCGACGGTCAGGGTCTGGCCGGTCAGCGCGGTGAGCATCGCTTCGCGCTTGGTAAACGGGTGCGCTTGTTCGACCGCCTGGCGCAGGGAGTTAAGGGCTTCGGTCGACTCGGTGAACAGCTCGCTGATGAATTGCCCATGGCTGCGCTGGCCGCTGATGGCCAGGAGCATTTCCGCCGCGGGGTTCATGTACTCAAGGCGCAGGTCGGCGTTGAGCAGAATGGTGGCGGTCGTCAGGTTGTCGAGTAGCAAGCGGTGCAGTGCGTCGCTGATGGTCATTAGGACCTCTTTTGGAGCGTGGCGGCTCAGGCGGGGCTGAATCGCGCGCGTGAACTGGGCGCTGATACGAGGAAAATGCAAAAACCAAACCAAGGCTCCGAAAAGAAGCGTTCAGGCCCTGAAACAGGCGTTTTAAGCGCGATTGCGTGGCGTTCTGCCGGCCTTTGCGGGTATTTTCGAACCAAAATGGGTTGGAATATGGGTGGGGTGCAGCCGAATGCACCAATATAGTGCGTAAACCTGAACAAGGTTCAGAAGAAAGAAAAAATCCCGACTTTTTCTTCTTCTGGCTTATCCGCGAGCGGACATTCCGGGCGTTGGCCGTAATCGGTCAGGGTGCAGGGCTTGATCTGGCGCTTCTGCGCCAGGGAGATACGCAGCATATGGAATGGCTGATTGGCTGTGCGTTCGACAATCCGCCCGTGTTCGTCGAGGATTTCCACTGCCAGTTGATGGGTGCCGCGATCAATATTGCTCAAGGCGAACACCGGGCTGGGGCCGGGATCGGCAGTCGGTTGGCCGTCCAGTAACAACCGATAGCGATGGCCGCGTTGCAAGGTGGGTTCGTTGGTGACACTGACGATCACTTCCCCCGCGCTGCTGCGCACCGAAGCGTCCGGTTCCGGTACGAGTACGCGAAGCATGTCGTAGTGAAACAGTGGTTTTTCCTCAGGCTTCTTGGGGGCTGCTTGCGATATTGTCCCGCCGGGATTGGCCGACATGCGATTACCTGGCGCCAGTGTGACTCGCTTGGCGTTTCCTGGGCGGGGTTGATCGGTGAAGACCCGATTGCCTTGGGCGTCGATGTAGGTGTAGACCTCGGCCTGCGCCGGCACAGCGATCAGCCACAGGCACATGGTGATTATCCAGCACCTCACGGGAGGTGTACCCGCTGCACGGTGAAGGTTAGGGTCGGGCTTTGCTGCACCAGGCTTTCTCCGGCGAGCACCTGCACCGCGAGCTGGTGTTCGCCGCGATCGATGTTCACCAGTTGCAAGCGCGGCACGTTGCTTGGCTCGCCGTAGGGTTGGTCGTCCAGCAGCAATCTAAATACATGTGATCCTTGCAGTCGTGGCTGAATCTGCACGCCGACGGTGAAGGTGCCGTTATTGGCGCGCAGGGCTTCATCGCTGGGCAGGCCGGTCAGTTCCAGCACTGAATACACGGCGTTTTTGTCTGCGTGCGGGGTTGGTTGTTCGGGCGTCATCGGTGGTTGGTGTTCGATGCTGTTGAGTGGCGGCAACTCGACGGCCTGGCTCTTCACGCCATCGGGCGGCTGATTGCTGTAGGCGGTATTGCCGCTGGCGTCGGTGTAGCGGTAGATCTGCGCGGAGGCGGGCAGCGCGATCAGCAACAGGATGAACAGAAAACCACGACCCATGAAAAACGCCCAATAATCGAAAACGTTGGTTTGCAGCATAGGCCAGGGTTAAGTGTTGGCCCAATTCACTAACACCCTGACACGAAAGATCAATAAATCTCGCTCAAATGCGGCTCCTACGGATGGGCGCCGCACAATTCGGCGGTGGCGCGTACCAGCGCAAGCTCACGCAGCGGCACTTGGGTCGCGGCTTTATTGGCTTTGGCCAGCCATGACGGGCAGTGCGGATCATTGCGATACGGGGTGAAATCGGCCAATTGCTGCAGCAGGCGTGTTTGCAGCAGGTCGAGTTGCGGGCGGATCAGGCCAACGAGGTCGGGGCGAGGGTCGTTGGGCGCTTTGCCTTGTGCGTGCCAGTCGGACAAATGCGCGTACTGCACTAACTTGTTGGCTTCGATCTGCGCCGAGAAGAACTGCTCAACGGCTTCATTGCTCAATTTATAGTAGGGCGCTTCGGCAATAGCATCGGCAATGACTTCACGTTCACGCTGACGGTCCTCGACAGGCTTGCCGCTGTCCCACTTGCTCAGCGCGACTTTGTCAGCAATCACCAGTCGCTCCTGAATGGTGCTGAGCAGCGGGGCGAGGGCCGCGGGTGCCGGGGTTGGAGCTGGAGCATGAGTGGCAGTGGTGGCAGCGCAGGCAGTGTTGGCGAGCAGGGCGGTGAACAGTGCAAGGCTCAAACGTAGGTACATGGGACGTCTCTTCTTCATTCCGTGGAAGGGCATGATGCCTATAACAGTAGGCCTGATAATAAGTGTTCGCCCACAAAAAAGGCCTCCCGAAGGAGGCCTCTTTTTTGTTACGCCGCTTGCGCGGGCGTTACTGGATCAGCAGCTGTAGTACAGCTCGTATTCCAGTGGGTGTACGAAGGTGCGTACTTTGATTTCTTCTTCGCTTTTCAGGGCGATGTAAGCGTCGATGAAGTCGTCGCTGAAAACGCCGCCTTTGGTCAGGAACGCACGACCTTTGTCCAGCTCTTCCAGGGCTTCTTTCAGGCTGCCGCAAACTTGTGGGATCTCTTTCGCCTCTTCAGGCGGCAGGTCGTACAGGTTTTTGTCAGCCGCATCGCCTGGGTGGATCTTGTTCTGGATGCCGTCCAGGCCAGCCATCAACAGTGCAGCGAAGCCCAGGTACGGGTTGGCTGCCGGATCCGGGAAACGTGCTTCGATACGGCGAGCGCGAGGGCTCGACACGTAAGGAATACGGATCGAAGCGGAACGGTTGCGAGCCGAGTAGGCCAGCATTACTGGAGCTTCGAAGCCTGGGACCAGACGCTTGTAGGAGTTGGTCGACGGGTTGGTGAAGCCGTTCAGGGCCTTACCGTGCTTGATGATGCCGCCGATGAAGTACAGGGCGGTGTCGGACAGGCCGGCATAA
Proteins encoded in this window:
- a CDS encoding chorismate mutase, which produces MYLRLSLALFTALLANTACAATTATHAPAPTPAPAALAPLLSTIQERLVIADKVALSKWDSGKPVEDRQREREVIADAIAEAPYYKLSNEAVEQFFSAQIEANKLVQYAHLSDWHAQGKAPNDPRPDLVGLIRPQLDLLQTRLLQQLADFTPYRNDPHCPSWLAKANKAATQVPLRELALVRATAELCGAHP
- the ntrC gene encoding nitrogen regulation protein NR(I); amino-acid sequence: MSRSETVWIVDDDRSIRWVLEKALQQEGMTTQSFDSADGVMSRLARQQPDVIISDIRMPGTSGLDLLARIREQHPRLPVIIMTAHSDLDSAVASYQGGAFEYLPKPFDVDEAVSLVKRANQHAQEQQGLEVAPILARTPEIIGEAPAMQEVFRAIGRLSHSNITVLINGESGTGKELVAHALHRHSPRAASPFIALNMAAIPKDLMESELFGHEKGAFTGAANLRRGRFEQADGGTLFLDEIGDMPADTQTRLLRVLADGEFYRVGGHVPVKVDVRIIAATHQNLETLVHAGKFREDLFHRLNVIRIHIPRLSDRREDIPTLAKHFLARAAQELAVEPKLLKSETEEYLKNLPWPGNVRQLENTCRWITVMASGREVHISDLPPELLSLPQDSAPVTNWEQALRQWADQALARGQSSLLDSAVPSFERIMIETALKHTAGRRRDAAVLLGWGRNTLTRKIKELGMKVDSGDDDEGDEG
- the glnL gene encoding nitrogen regulation protein NR(II): MTISDALHRLLLDNLTTATILLNADLRLEYMNPAAEMLLAISGQRSHGQFISELFTESTEALNSLRQAVEQAHPFTKREAMLTALTGQTLTVDYAVTPILSNGDTLLLLEVHPRDRLLRITKEEAQLSKQETSKMLVRGLAHEIKNPLGGIRGAAQLLARELPEESLKDYTNVIIEEADRLRNLVDRMLGSNKLPSLALCNVHEVLERVCHLVEAESQGCITLVRDYDPSIPDVLIDREQMIQAVLNIVRNAMQAISTQNELRLGRITLRSRAMRQFTIGHVRHRLVTKLEIIDNGPGIPADLQETIFFPMVSGRPDGTGLGLAITQNIISQHQGLIECDSHPGHTTFSIFLPLEQGATST
- a CDS encoding DUF4124 domain-containing protein, giving the protein MRCWIITMCLWLIAVPAQAEVYTYIDAQGNRVFTDQPRPGNAKRVTLAPGNRMSANPGGTISQAAPKKPEEKPLFHYDMLRVLVPEPDASVRSSAGEVIVSVTNEPTLQRGHRYRLLLDGQPTADPGPSPVFALSNIDRGTHQLAVEILDEHGRIVERTANQPFHMLRISLAQKRQIKPCTLTDYGQRPECPLADKPEEEKVGIFSFF
- a CDS encoding DUF4124 domain-containing protein, coding for MGRGFLFILLLIALPASAQIYRYTDASGNTAYSNQPPDGVKSQAVELPPLNSIEHQPPMTPEQPTPHADKNAVYSVLELTGLPSDEALRANNGTFTVGVQIQPRLQGSHVFRLLLDDQPYGEPSNVPRLQLVNIDRGEHQLAVQVLAGESLVQQSPTLTFTVQRVHLP